Proteins encoded by one window of Cylindrospermum stagnale PCC 7417:
- a CDS encoding phytoene desaturase family protein, with translation MQDSDVIVIGSGIGGLSAAGLLARYGKRVIVCESHTIAGGAAHSFKRRGFEFDSGPSFYCGLNDAQSLNPVKQILDVLGESLQVIPYNPLGHYHFPEGSVAVYSNPEEYRQEVHKITPQGAKELQRFEERLLGLYEAMKGIPTIALRADWQLLPILLGRYLPSLAKMFFNLPIIQASVGSVMDATVKDPWVRRLIDLECFLLSGLKADGTIAPEVAFMLGERSRVGVEYPLGGSKAIVNALVRGLQRWGGELRLGCHVEQILVESGKAVGVKLRTGEIFKAPIIISNATIWDTYKHLLRPEDLPPAYRQAALDTPAVESFMHLHLGIRADGLENLTGHHVVVHDSSQDITTPGNTCMISIPSVWDATLAPEGHHVVHAYTLEPFAGWERNDQYEQKKTEKAQSLYRALEKIIPDIRQRVELELIGTPLTHAHYLRRYHGTYGPAISAGKGMFPGSQTPIKGLYRVGDSTMPGIGVPAAAASGILRANTLVSVSQMLELL, from the coding sequence ATGCAAGATAGTGATGTCATTGTCATTGGTAGTGGTATCGGCGGTTTATCTGCTGCCGGGTTACTTGCTCGTTACGGTAAGCGAGTCATTGTGTGTGAAAGTCATACAATTGCTGGAGGTGCTGCTCATAGCTTTAAACGGCGGGGCTTTGAATTTGATTCTGGCCCTTCTTTTTATTGTGGTTTGAACGATGCCCAGAGCTTGAATCCTGTAAAACAAATTCTGGATGTTCTCGGTGAATCCCTCCAAGTTATACCCTATAATCCCTTAGGACACTACCACTTTCCCGAAGGTTCTGTTGCGGTTTATAGCAACCCTGAAGAATACCGACAGGAGGTGCATAAAATCACGCCCCAAGGTGCTAAAGAACTCCAGCGGTTTGAAGAACGCTTGTTAGGTTTGTATGAGGCGATGAAAGGCATTCCCACTATAGCATTGAGGGCTGATTGGCAATTGCTGCCGATATTACTGGGTCGTTACCTGCCGTCTTTAGCAAAAATGTTCTTCAACTTGCCAATCATCCAAGCATCTGTAGGTAGTGTGATGGATGCAACGGTTAAAGATCCTTGGGTACGGCGACTAATTGATCTAGAATGCTTTCTACTTTCTGGCTTAAAGGCAGATGGAACAATTGCTCCAGAGGTAGCTTTTATGTTGGGGGAGCGATCGCGTGTTGGGGTAGAGTATCCTTTGGGAGGCAGTAAAGCGATCGTCAATGCTTTGGTGCGGGGTTTACAACGCTGGGGCGGTGAGTTGCGTCTGGGATGCCACGTTGAACAAATTTTGGTGGAATCTGGAAAAGCCGTTGGCGTCAAATTGCGAACGGGTGAAATTTTCAAAGCGCCTATAATAATTTCCAACGCCACAATTTGGGATACCTACAAACACCTGCTACGTCCTGAAGACTTACCCCCAGCTTACCGCCAAGCGGCTTTAGATACGCCAGCGGTTGAGAGTTTTATGCATTTGCACTTAGGCATCCGCGCCGATGGTTTAGAAAACTTAACCGGACATCATGTGGTGGTTCACGATTCTAGTCAAGACATCACCACACCAGGTAATACTTGCATGATTTCCATTCCCAGTGTGTGGGATGCAACTTTAGCCCCTGAAGGACATCACGTTGTTCATGCTTACACCCTCGAACCTTTCGCTGGCTGGGAACGGAATGATCAATATGAACAGAAGAAAACAGAAAAAGCCCAATCTTTATATCGCGCCCTAGAGAAAATTATCCCCGATATTCGCCAGCGTGTAGAGTTGGAACTTATCGGTACACCCCTAACCCATGCCCATTATCTAAGACGTTATCACGGAACCTATGGTCCTGCTATATCAGCGGGTAAAGGAATGTTTCCCGGTTCACAAACGCCAATCAAAGGTTTGTACCGCGTAGGTGATAGCACAATGCCAGGAATTGGCGTCCCAGCCGCCGCTGCATCTGGTATTTTGCGCGCTAATACTTTGGTAAGTGTATCGCAGATGCTGGAGTTGTTATAG
- a CDS encoding type II toxin-antitoxin system HicA family toxin — protein sequence MPKKIRELKSLLLQAGFAYKPAKGSHSKWIHPKFSKAIIIAGKDGSDAKAYLEKQVTEALAELKKIEADEQEKPEE from the coding sequence ATGCCCAAGAAAATTAGAGAATTGAAAAGTTTATTGTTGCAAGCTGGGTTTGCTTATAAACCTGCCAAGGGAAGTCATAGCAAATGGATACATCCAAAATTCTCAAAAGCTATTATTATTGCAGGTAAAGATGGCAGTGATGCTAAAGCATATTTAGAAAAGCAGGTAACGGAAGCACTGGCAGAACTAAAGAAGATTGAAGCAGATGAACAGGAGAAACCAGAAGAATGA
- a CDS encoding type II toxin-antitoxin system HicB family antitoxin, producing MKYTIIIQWSEEDQCYVVSLPDFTNVMQPCTHGETYEEALKNAQEVLEMLIESCLEDGEPLPEPQVLGKSLKVA from the coding sequence ATGAAATATACAATAATTATTCAATGGTCTGAAGAAGATCAATGTTATGTAGTTTCACTGCCTGATTTTACTAACGTAATGCAGCCTTGTACTCATGGAGAAACTTACGAAGAAGCTTTGAAAAACGCTCAGGAAGTGTTAGAAATGCTGATTGAGTCGTGTTTGGAAGATGGTGAACCACTTCCCGAACCGCAAGTTCTAGGAAAGTCTTTAAAAGTGGCGTAA
- a CDS encoding DNA cytosine methyltransferase, producing MIENQLISIGLFAGAGGLDLGMEQAGFHTVSVVEIDADATKTIAVNRPYLSESAVPRDIRATLPQTLLEEGGRVLNLGRPLKPGEVDLVTGGPPCQPFSTAGKRGSVMDPRGSLFMEFIRIIEGIQPRFFVMENVRGLLSAPIRHRPHDQRGFGFPTLEPEEMSGSALQVVLSEMKSLGYKVALPKLLEAADYGVPQNRKRVIFIASRESQSLTFPLPTHSENGMNGLPKWLTIKDALENLEDPKPEYLSYSENRLKYLRLLKAGQNWRYLPDDLKQEAMGGAYKSGGGKVGFYRRLSWDKPSPTITTSPHQKATDMCHPEELRPLSIRECLQIQTFPDNWVFHGSTASKYRQIGNAVPVLLAKAIGEHIYKLIKKEEVTGIQEPYQLTLF from the coding sequence GTGATAGAAAATCAGCTTATATCAATTGGTTTATTTGCAGGTGCTGGTGGTCTAGACCTAGGCATGGAACAGGCAGGGTTTCACACAGTTAGTGTAGTGGAAATAGACGCTGATGCCACAAAGACAATAGCTGTTAATCGTCCATATCTGTCTGAAAGTGCAGTTCCTAGAGATATTCGCGCTACTCTACCCCAAACATTACTAGAAGAAGGGGGACGAGTTCTTAACCTTGGTAGACCTTTAAAACCGGGGGAAGTGGATCTAGTAACAGGGGGGCCACCTTGCCAACCTTTCAGCACCGCAGGAAAGCGTGGTTCTGTTATGGACCCACGTGGTAGCTTATTTATGGAATTTATCAGGATCATTGAAGGCATACAACCTCGCTTTTTTGTGATGGAGAATGTTAGAGGTTTGTTATCTGCACCAATTCGCCACAGACCTCATGATCAGCGTGGGTTTGGTTTCCCTACCCTAGAACCGGAGGAAATGTCTGGTTCTGCACTACAAGTTGTGCTTTCGGAAATGAAAAGTTTGGGATATAAAGTTGCTCTTCCCAAACTATTAGAAGCAGCAGATTATGGAGTTCCGCAAAACAGGAAACGAGTGATATTTATTGCTTCTAGAGAGAGTCAATCATTAACCTTTCCTTTACCCACTCACAGCGAGAATGGAATGAATGGGTTACCTAAATGGCTAACTATCAAAGATGCATTGGAGAATTTAGAAGATCCTAAACCAGAGTATTTGTCTTACTCAGAAAATCGTCTTAAGTATTTGCGTCTACTAAAAGCTGGTCAAAACTGGAGATATTTACCCGACGATTTAAAGCAAGAAGCGATGGGGGGTGCTTATAAATCAGGAGGGGGAAAAGTTGGTTTTTATCGTCGTTTATCTTGGGATAAACCATCGCCGACTATCACCACAAGTCCGCACCAAAAAGCAACAGATATGTGCCATCCAGAAGAGTTACGCCCTCTGAGTATTAGAGAATGTTTGCAGATTCAGACTTTTCCTGATAACTGGGTATTTCATGGCTCAACTGCCTCTAAATATCGTCAGATTGGTAATGCAGTTCCAGTGTTACTCGCTAAAGCTATAGGTGAACATATCTATAAGCTTATTAAGAAAGAGGAAGTTACAGGAATACAGGAACCATATCAACTTACACTATTTTAA
- a CDS encoding dihydroorotase — MTTELLQKVRVIDPVSETDQLADVLIADDYIQAIALNISDISPDTQVRDCRGLVLGPGLVDLYSYSGEPGFEERETLLSFLQAAAAGGFTRVSILPDTSPPIDNPSLVAQLQKMRGGEKEKTFPHMHLWGAMTLDVAGKQLTELADLAATGVVGFTDGKPWENLGLVRRVLEYLQPFNKPVAFWPCDRQLSANGVMREGSEALRLGLPPVPASTETTAVAALLELVAAIGTPVHIMRVSTARSVELIAAAKTQGLPVTASTTWLHLLLDTKAVKSYHTSLHLDPPLGNPSDVVALRAGVRGGVIDAIAIDHRGYTYEEKVQAFAESPAGAIGFELALPLLWQHLVETGELTPLELWQALSSRPAQCLQQKVNAIAPAQKAELTLFDPQQTWQVNRQNLYTLSSNTSWFGQQLTGRVVQTWC, encoded by the coding sequence ATGACTACTGAACTGCTGCAAAAAGTACGGGTGATAGACCCGGTTTCGGAAACTGATCAATTAGCGGATGTGCTGATTGCTGATGATTATATTCAAGCAATCGCTTTAAATATTTCTGATATTAGTCCTGATACTCAAGTCCGCGATTGTCGGGGATTGGTTCTCGGCCCTGGGTTGGTAGATTTGTATAGCTACTCCGGCGAACCGGGGTTTGAAGAACGAGAAACCCTGTTATCTTTCTTGCAAGCTGCTGCTGCTGGTGGTTTTACGAGAGTGAGCATTTTACCGGATACATCTCCACCCATCGATAATCCTAGTCTTGTAGCACAGTTGCAGAAAATGAGAGGGGGAGAGAAGGAGAAAACTTTCCCTCATATGCATCTATGGGGTGCGATGACTCTGGATGTTGCTGGTAAGCAATTGACTGAATTAGCTGATTTAGCAGCAACGGGAGTTGTTGGTTTTACTGATGGTAAACCGTGGGAAAATTTGGGATTAGTGCGAAGAGTGTTGGAGTATCTCCAACCTTTTAATAAACCTGTAGCATTTTGGCCGTGCGATCGCCAATTATCTGCCAATGGAGTGATGCGGGAAGGTTCCGAGGCGTTACGTTTGGGTTTACCCCCCGTACCCGCCAGCACTGAAACCACCGCTGTTGCCGCTTTGTTGGAATTAGTCGCCGCTATAGGCACACCAGTACATATTATGCGTGTCTCCACAGCTCGCAGTGTAGAGCTGATAGCAGCCGCAAAAACTCAAGGTTTACCCGTCACTGCCAGCACCACTTGGCTGCACCTGTTATTGGATACCAAAGCGGTTAAAAGTTATCACACTTCGTTGCATTTAGACCCGCCGTTAGGCAATCCCAGCGATGTTGTTGCCTTACGTGCGGGGGTGCGTGGGGGGGTGATTGATGCGATCGCTATTGACCACAGGGGCTACACCTACGAAGAAAAAGTGCAGGCATTTGCCGAATCGCCAGCGGGGGCCATTGGTTTTGAGTTAGCATTACCCCTACTATGGCAGCATCTTGTAGAAACTGGGGAATTGACTCCTCTAGAATTATGGCAGGCATTGAGTAGCAGACCAGCGCAATGTTTACAGCAAAAAGTAAATGCGATCGCACCTGCTCAAAAGGCAGAATTAACATTATTTGACCCCCAGCAAACTTGGCAAGTCAACAGGCAAAATCTTTATACACTTTCTAGTAATACATCTTGGTTTGGGCAACAATTAACAGGTCGCGTCGTTCAAACTTGGTGTTAA
- a CDS encoding circadian clock KaiB family protein, whose amino-acid sequence MTKLTTDKLSRPQLFKGITLFTPGGDLIYCIDPSKQGRWHSHLCSALQEILDLSEPPHFLVPCYTATIDHWLDPRNQQVRTFAEAYPAVIRHQAVLNAIFGTGDLVWQAAPWQEGLCDRMVLATYRSSFPQLWEDHDLIVRLDLSEPVPQYHQPVITAQKPPLMTQGYVLRLFVAGHSGTTERILQNLHELLERSLGYPYTLKVIDVLTHPEQAEIDQVSATPTLVKIWPHPIRRIVGGLDNVEKLLQMLGAKEF is encoded by the coding sequence GTGACTAAGTTAACTACAGACAAACTATCTAGACCCCAGTTGTTCAAAGGCATTACGCTGTTTACACCTGGTGGAGATTTGATTTACTGCATCGATCCTAGCAAGCAAGGTCGATGGCATTCGCATTTGTGCAGTGCTTTACAAGAAATCCTCGATTTATCAGAGCCACCTCACTTTTTAGTACCTTGCTATACGGCAACTATTGACCACTGGTTAGATCCGCGCAACCAACAAGTGCGAACATTTGCAGAAGCTTATCCGGCGGTTATTCGCCATCAGGCTGTGCTAAACGCGATTTTTGGCACGGGTGACCTAGTATGGCAAGCAGCGCCCTGGCAGGAGGGATTGTGCGATCGCATGGTGTTGGCAACTTATCGTTCTTCATTCCCGCAACTTTGGGAAGATCACGACTTAATTGTCCGCTTAGACCTTTCTGAACCAGTACCGCAATACCACCAACCAGTAATTACTGCCCAAAAACCGCCACTCATGACTCAAGGCTATGTCCTCCGCTTGTTTGTGGCTGGACATAGCGGGACTACAGAACGCATTCTCCAGAATTTGCATGAACTGCTAGAGCGATCGCTCGGATACCCTTATACCCTAAAAGTTATTGATGTTTTAACACACCCAGAACAAGCAGAAATCGATCAGGTTTCAGCAACTCCTACCCTCGTGAAGATTTGGCCTCACCCGATTCGGCGCATTGTCGGTGGGTTGGATAATGTAGAAAAACTCTTGCAGATGTTAGGTGCGAAAGAATTTTAA
- a CDS encoding DUF3352 domain-containing protein — MKYFVKGGATATLIWLLCSTAAQAANFTQTVKHQRYLSQSSSEVDKNLPSATPVPKTLEENREEAVPKAIASILPADTPVVASINTKAEAWSSLSRFQYFQSIVELVSRYLPPDIKFDYTKDIESWLGEEVVLAFLPKTEDSTAILDATFLMLAPIKDETRLQPFLEKFKEKTAEAEERDYKGFTILELKFPESGPILPSPLPQVNRSTNVQAYSASKLEKPAPKKRQRSLAIATLPGYIAVGITAKSIEQLIDTSEANAATLAQNPQYQQASQSLQASQTLFTLYENPTTFLTLLQEISKDPSLSIPVVGFDAINLEQIKEYGSINAMLSTQTEGLRFQIHAYRQTPTAKTLSPQPETILTRMPAATYSAFTGRNLNQQWQVLTTAISAKPELKEWLTKFRDFVRTNSGLDVDKDILSWMEGEYGFFLFPTKGGLFKILGGDFNLGIGLAVQTNNRATADTTLKKLNEFVNSSSSGGIEVNTHTIKGQPVTSWDILGDSSQSLLAYSWVDENTIVVTTGFGAIADLVPQPYILLPSTYNFTTATKSLPHPNYGYFYVNMGSSLSWAYGLVPEEYSNNEYFRTFKQIIGSIYSISATSSTTVDREQFDFLVVLAPTRKQKE; from the coding sequence AGGAAGCAGTACCAAAAGCTATCGCATCTATCTTACCAGCCGATACACCAGTGGTAGCATCAATTAACACTAAAGCCGAGGCTTGGAGTTCCTTGAGTCGGTTTCAGTATTTTCAATCAATTGTTGAGCTAGTATCGCGGTATTTACCGCCAGATATCAAGTTTGACTATACCAAAGATATTGAGTCTTGGTTGGGAGAGGAAGTTGTGCTGGCATTCTTGCCAAAAACTGAAGATTCCACGGCTATCCTCGACGCTACCTTTCTCATGCTGGCTCCCATTAAAGATGAGACACGCTTACAGCCGTTTTTAGAAAAATTCAAGGAAAAAACAGCAGAAGCAGAAGAGCGGGACTACAAGGGTTTCACCATTTTAGAACTGAAATTTCCCGAATCTGGGCCGATATTACCATCACCTTTGCCTCAAGTTAATCGCTCTACGAACGTTCAAGCTTATTCTGCATCGAAGTTAGAGAAGCCAGCGCCGAAAAAAAGACAACGCAGTTTAGCGATCGCTACTCTACCAGGATATATTGCCGTCGGCATCACCGCTAAATCGATTGAGCAGTTAATCGATACTTCAGAAGCAAACGCCGCAACTTTAGCCCAAAATCCCCAATATCAGCAGGCCAGCCAGTCACTTCAGGCTAGTCAAACGCTGTTTACACTTTATGAGAATCCAACTACTTTTCTGACCTTATTACAGGAAATATCAAAAGATCCAAGTTTGTCTATTCCTGTGGTTGGTTTCGATGCCATCAATTTAGAACAAATCAAGGAATATGGCAGCATAAATGCCATGCTTTCAACGCAAACCGAAGGACTGCGCTTTCAAATCCATGCTTATCGGCAAACACCTACAGCTAAAACTCTTAGCCCCCAGCCCGAGACAATTCTCACTCGGATGCCGGCAGCAACTTACTCTGCTTTCACCGGTCGCAATCTCAACCAACAGTGGCAAGTCCTGACTACAGCAATTAGTGCGAAACCGGAACTTAAAGAATGGCTGACAAAATTCCGTGATTTCGTCCGTACCAACAGTGGTTTAGATGTAGACAAAGACATCCTCAGTTGGATGGAAGGTGAATACGGTTTCTTCCTATTTCCTACTAAGGGAGGACTATTTAAAATCTTAGGGGGCGATTTTAATTTAGGAATAGGCTTGGCTGTGCAAACGAACAATCGAGCCACAGCAGATACTACCCTGAAAAAGTTAAATGAATTTGTTAACTCCTCATCCAGCGGGGGAATAGAGGTTAACACTCACACCATCAAGGGTCAGCCTGTCACCAGTTGGGATATCCTAGGCGATTCCTCACAAAGCTTGCTGGCTTATAGTTGGGTAGATGAAAATACAATCGTTGTGACAACTGGGTTTGGGGCAATTGCCGACTTAGTACCACAGCCTTATATATTGTTGCCTTCGACGTATAACTTTACCACTGCTACCAAGTCCCTCCCCCATCCCAACTACGGTTATTTTTATGTCAATATGGGGTCTTCCCTCTCATGGGCTTACGGGCTTGTACCAGAAGAATATAGCAACAACGAATACTTCCGAACTTTTAAACAGATTATTGGTTCAATTTACAGCATTAGCGCTACAAGTTCCACCACAGTTGACCGAGAACAATTTGACTTTCTCGTAGTTTTAGCACCCACCAGAAAACAAAAAGAATAA